The Pongo abelii isolate AG06213 chromosome 20, NHGRI_mPonAbe1-v2.0_pri, whole genome shotgun sequence genome window below encodes:
- the C20H19orf53 gene encoding leydig cell tumor 10 kDa protein homolog, translating into MAQGQRKFQARKPAKSKTAATASEKNRGPRKGGRVIAPKKARVVQQQKLKKNLEVGIRKKIEHDVVMKASSSLPKRLALLKAPAKKKGAAAATSSKTPS; encoded by the exons ATGGCGCAGGGGCAGCGCAAGTTCCAGGCGCGCAAACCCGCAAAGAGCAAGACTGCAGCGACGGCCTCTGAAAAGAATCGGGGCCCGAGAAAAGGCG GTCGTGTTATCGCTCCCAAGAAGGCGCGCGTCGTGCAGCAGCAAAAGCTCAAGAAG AACCTAGAAGTCGGGATCCGGAAGAAGATCGAACATGACGTGGTGATGAAAGCCAGCAGCAGCCTGCCCAAGAGGCTGGCACTGCTGAAGGCCCCGGCCAAGAAGAAAGGGGCGGCTGCCGCCACCTCCTCCAAGACACCTTCCTGA